In one window of Rhodopseudomonas palustris HaA2 DNA:
- a CDS encoding sulfate transporter family protein, with protein MLDAAIKALTQILSPPMRSILWRSIGFALALIAVAAIGLQRLLSWAATSSELWAEAALGGFQTPLNILSWVLSIAAGLGIVVGAVFLMPAVTSLVAGIFVDEAAEHVEREYYPHEEPGVALPVGVALIETIKTALLTILVYLIALPFLFFAGAGVIVFFVATGWLLGREYFELAAMRFRPAAEAKAMRRDNATTVFIGGLVIAAFVSIPIVNLATPLFGMAFMVHLHKRMSGSRPELIAPERREIGAR; from the coding sequence ATGCTCGACGCCGCCATCAAGGCGCTGACCCAGATTCTGTCGCCGCCGATGCGCTCGATCCTGTGGCGCTCGATCGGCTTCGCGCTGGCGCTGATCGCGGTGGCGGCGATCGGGCTGCAGCGGCTGCTGAGCTGGGCGGCGACGTCGAGCGAGCTTTGGGCCGAGGCTGCGCTGGGCGGTTTCCAGACCCCGCTCAACATCCTGTCCTGGGTGCTGTCGATCGCCGCCGGGCTCGGCATCGTGGTCGGCGCGGTGTTCCTGATGCCGGCGGTGACCTCGCTGGTCGCCGGCATCTTCGTCGACGAGGCCGCCGAACATGTCGAGCGCGAATATTATCCGCACGAGGAGCCGGGCGTCGCGCTGCCGGTCGGCGTGGCGCTGATCGAAACCATCAAGACCGCGCTCTTGACCATCCTGGTCTATCTGATCGCGCTGCCGTTTTTGTTCTTCGCCGGCGCCGGCGTCATCGTGTTCTTCGTCGCCACCGGCTGGCTGCTCGGGCGGGAATATTTCGAGCTGGCGGCGATGCGCTTCCGCCCGGCCGCCGAGGCCAAGGCGATGCGCCGCGACAATGCCACCACGGTGTTCATCGGCGGCCTGGTGATCGCCGCCTTCGTGTCGATCCCGATCGTCAATCTGGCGACGCCGTTGTTCGGCATGGCCTTCATGGTGCATCTGCACAAGCGGATGTCCGGCTCGCGGCCGGAGCTGATCGCGCCCGAGCGGCGGGAGATCGGCGCACGCTGA
- a CDS encoding DNA cytosine methyltransferase has product MRRIRARRRDLTQNGALRPDRWSAYELASGLQFGLAKYEQLGNIAGGGIMKIAGLFAGIGGLELGLHRAGHETVILSEIWQPAGAVLEHRFKGAPNVGDVATLTSLPSEVELMTAGFPCQDLSQAGKTAGIKGGKSGLVTHVFRLIDRSRPKWVLLENVSFMLRLDGGSAMTRLVSEFERRGYRWAYRVVNSLSFLPHRRARVFFLASIEGDPADVLLVDDAEPAGLQTSLQSHAHGFYWTEGTRGLGWGPDCVPTLKNGSTVGIPSPPAILMPNGEIVTPDIRDAERLQGLPADWTKPAERVARASFRWSLVGNAVSKPVAAWIGQRLNAPGAYDRSRDGGSVVRGDWPKAARSDGKACREVAISEFPKWAKRPSLQDFLRYEPRLLSARATAGFLSRIEKSSLRFVPGFKDRVRSHLDHVRAIDAFVQEGRTLLAAE; this is encoded by the coding sequence ATGCGACGGATCCGGGCGCGGCGGCGTGATCTGACGCAAAACGGCGCCTTGCGGCCCGACCGATGGAGCGCGTACGAGCTCGCATCGGGCCTTCAGTTCGGCCTTGCCAAATACGAACAATTAGGGAACATTGCCGGCGGGGGCATCATGAAAATTGCAGGACTTTTCGCTGGCATCGGAGGGCTCGAGCTTGGTCTTCATCGGGCCGGGCACGAGACGGTAATCCTGTCCGAAATCTGGCAGCCCGCCGGGGCGGTGTTGGAACACCGCTTCAAGGGCGCCCCGAATGTCGGCGATGTCGCGACGTTGACGTCGCTGCCCTCCGAGGTCGAGCTGATGACGGCCGGCTTTCCCTGCCAGGACCTCAGCCAAGCCGGCAAGACCGCCGGGATCAAGGGCGGGAAGTCGGGGCTGGTGACGCATGTTTTCCGGCTGATCGATCGCAGCCGGCCGAAATGGGTGCTGCTGGAGAACGTCTCGTTCATGCTGCGCCTCGACGGCGGCAGCGCCATGACCCGGCTGGTCTCCGAATTCGAAAGGCGCGGCTATCGCTGGGCCTACCGCGTTGTGAATTCACTGAGCTTCTTGCCGCATCGGCGCGCGCGGGTGTTCTTTCTGGCGAGCATCGAGGGTGATCCGGCCGATGTCCTGCTGGTCGACGACGCGGAGCCCGCCGGGCTGCAGACAAGCCTGCAAAGCCACGCCCACGGCTTCTACTGGACCGAAGGAACGCGCGGTCTGGGATGGGGCCCCGACTGCGTGCCGACGCTCAAGAACGGCTCCACGGTCGGCATTCCTTCGCCGCCGGCGATCCTGATGCCGAACGGGGAAATCGTGACACCCGATATCCGCGACGCCGAGCGGCTTCAGGGACTTCCCGCCGACTGGACGAAGCCGGCCGAGAGGGTGGCCCGCGCGTCGTTCCGATGGTCGCTGGTCGGCAATGCCGTCAGCAAGCCGGTCGCGGCGTGGATCGGACAGCGGTTGAACGCGCCCGGAGCATACGACAGATCGCGCGACGGCGGCAGCGTCGTCCGCGGCGATTGGCCCAAGGCGGCGCGCTCCGACGGCAAAGCCTGCCGTGAAGTCGCGATCTCCGAATTTCCCAAATGGGCGAAGCGGCCGAGCCTTCAGGACTTCCTGCGCTACGAGCCGAGACTGCTGTCGGCTCGCGCCACGGCAGGGTTTTTGTCGCGGATCGAGAAGAGCAGCTTGCGCTTCGTACCGGGCTTCAAGGACAGGGTGCGATCTCATCTCGATCATGTTCGAGCCATCGACGCGTTCGTCCAGGAAGGCCGCACGCTGCTCGCGGCCGAATGA
- the lepA gene encoding translation elongation factor 4, translating to MTTAPIDNIRNFSIVAHIDHGKSTLADRLIQITGGMSDREMAGKEQVLDSMDIERERGITIKAQTVRLNYRAKDGKDYIFNLMDTPGHVDFAYEVSRSLAACEGSLLVVDASQGVEAQTLANVYHALDAGHEIVPVLNKVDLPAAEPDKVKQQIEDVIGLDASDAVMISAKTGLGVPDVLEAIVTRLPPPQGDRSAQLKALLVDSWYDVYLGVVVLVRVVDGVMKKGQRIRMMGTNAAYDLERVGYFTPKMTSVDELGPGEIGFITAAIKEVADTRVGDTITDDRKPITEMLPGFKPAIPVVFCGLFPVDADDFETLRGAMGKLRLNDASFSFEMETSAALGFGFRCGFLGLLHLEIIQERLSREFDLNLIATAPSVIYKMTLTDGTEMEIHNPVDMPDVVKIAEIQEPWIEATILTPDEYLGSVLKLCQDRRGNQKELTYVGARAMVKYDLPLNEVVFDFYDRLKSVSKGYASFDYHLTEYKPADLVKMQILVNAEPVDALSMLVHRTRAEGRGRAMVEKMKELIPPHMFVIPIQAAIGGKIIARETVRALRKDVTAKCYGGDITRKRKLLEKQKEGKKKMRQFGKVDIPQEAFIAALKVDS from the coding sequence ATGACCACCGCCCCCATCGACAACATCCGCAACTTCTCCATCGTCGCCCATATCGACCATGGCAAGTCGACGCTCGCCGACCGGCTGATCCAGATCACCGGCGGGATGTCCGACCGCGAAATGGCCGGCAAGGAGCAGGTGCTCGATTCGATGGATATCGAGCGCGAGCGCGGCATCACCATCAAGGCGCAGACCGTGCGCCTGAACTACCGCGCCAAGGACGGCAAGGACTACATCTTCAACCTGATGGACACGCCCGGCCACGTCGACTTCGCCTACGAAGTGTCGCGGTCGCTGGCGGCCTGCGAGGGTTCGCTGCTGGTGGTCGACGCCTCGCAGGGCGTCGAGGCGCAAACGCTGGCCAATGTCTATCACGCGCTCGACGCCGGCCACGAGATCGTGCCGGTGCTCAACAAGGTCGATCTGCCGGCCGCCGAGCCCGACAAGGTCAAGCAGCAGATCGAGGACGTGATCGGGCTCGATGCCTCCGACGCGGTGATGATCTCGGCAAAGACCGGCCTCGGCGTGCCCGACGTGCTGGAGGCGATCGTGACCCGGCTGCCGCCGCCGCAAGGCGACCGCTCCGCGCAGCTCAAGGCGCTGCTGGTCGATAGCTGGTACGACGTCTATCTCGGCGTCGTGGTGCTGGTCCGCGTCGTCGACGGCGTGATGAAGAAGGGCCAGCGCATCCGGATGATGGGCACCAACGCCGCCTATGATCTGGAACGCGTCGGCTACTTCACCCCGAAGATGACCTCGGTCGACGAACTCGGCCCCGGCGAGATCGGCTTCATCACCGCGGCGATCAAGGAAGTCGCCGACACGAGAGTCGGCGACACGATTACGGACGACAGGAAACCGATCACCGAGATGCTGCCGGGCTTCAAGCCGGCGATCCCGGTGGTGTTCTGCGGCCTGTTCCCGGTCGACGCCGACGATTTCGAGACGCTGCGCGGCGCGATGGGCAAACTCAGGCTCAACGACGCCTCGTTCTCGTTCGAAATGGAAACCTCCGCCGCGCTCGGCTTCGGCTTCCGCTGCGGCTTCCTGGGGTTGCTGCACCTGGAGATCATCCAGGAGCGACTGTCCCGCGAATTCGACCTCAATTTGATCGCGACCGCGCCGAGCGTCATCTACAAGATGACGCTGACGGACGGCACCGAAATGGAGATCCACAATCCGGTCGACATGCCGGACGTGGTCAAGATCGCCGAAATCCAGGAGCCGTGGATCGAAGCGACGATTCTGACGCCCGACGAATATCTCGGCTCGGTGCTGAAGCTGTGCCAGGACCGCCGCGGCAATCAGAAGGAGCTGACTTACGTCGGCGCCCGCGCGATGGTGAAATACGACCTGCCGCTCAACGAAGTGGTGTTCGATTTCTACGACCGCCTCAAGAGCGTGTCGAAGGGCTACGCCTCGTTCGACTATCACCTCACCGAATACAAGCCGGCCGATCTGGTGAAGATGCAGATCCTCGTCAACGCCGAGCCGGTCGACGCGCTGTCGATGCTGGTGCACAGGACGCGCGCCGAAGGCCGCGGCCGCGCCATGGTGGAGAAGATGAAGGAGCTGATCCCGCCGCACATGTTCGTCATCCCGATCCAGGCGGCGATCGGCGGCAAGATCATCGCCCGCGAAACCGTCCGCGCCCTGCGCAAGGACGTCACCGCCAAATGCTACGGCGGCGACATCACCCGCAAACGCAAACTTCTGGAGAAACAGAAGGAGGGCAAAAAGAAGATGCGCCAGTTCGGCAAGGTGGATATTCCGCAAGAGGCGTTCATTGCGGCGCTGAAGGTGGATAGTTGA
- a CDS encoding RNA polymerase sigma factor yields MTEASWTVLREVLAERYDELCRRLAVRLGSKEAARETLHETWLHLRSGNDPVEVQRPFGYLLRTALNLAISRERTEQRRNKQLDVVDMLELVDPAPGPEREAEARRQVEFLEQVLQELPPRRRAILLASRVEGVPLKRIAEHLGLSQRFVEMELKAALEYCARRFGKKLTRRFGPRSKEASS; encoded by the coding sequence ATGACTGAGGCGAGCTGGACCGTGCTCCGCGAGGTGCTGGCGGAGCGCTATGACGAATTGTGCCGGCGGCTCGCTGTCCGTCTCGGTTCGAAAGAAGCCGCGCGCGAGACCCTGCACGAAACCTGGTTGCATCTGCGCAGCGGCAACGATCCGGTCGAGGTTCAGCGTCCGTTCGGCTATCTGCTGCGCACCGCCTTGAACCTCGCGATCAGCCGCGAGCGCACCGAGCAACGCCGCAACAAGCAGCTCGATGTGGTGGACATGCTCGAACTGGTCGATCCGGCGCCGGGTCCCGAGCGCGAGGCCGAGGCGCGGCGGCAGGTCGAGTTTCTCGAACAGGTACTGCAAGAGCTGCCGCCGCGGCGCCGCGCCATCCTGCTGGCATCCCGCGTCGAGGGCGTGCCGCTGAAGCGCATCGCCGAGCATCTCGGTCTATCGCAGCGCTTCGTCGAGATGGAATTGAAGGCGGCGCTGGAATATTGCGCCCGGCGGTTCGGCAAAAAGCTCACGCGGCGGTTCGGTCCGCGGTCGAAAGAAGCGTCTTCATGA
- the aceK gene encoding bifunctional isocitrate dehydrogenase kinase/phosphatase, which translates to MTATRHPFASDIDAATRIAEPDFDLLDALVRTDDPDDQAHTLARVVLAAFDNYYAVSRRIPALAQAAFEARDWAATVRLSKIRLGLYTACIDQLVPLLKAGLPELANDEQLWARAEAELLAAIAERYEADFAFAFWQSLRRKLVSDEWRPVSYDTGPAARPKATSAAILKTIATTLPIRPAVIRDILDGAGLRGPWRDRDGDAALAAAAIEAALEPLGPRAGETAKIEIAESGFFRNRGACLVGRVRLRDRGDMPMRNLPLLIALLNEDDGLVVDAVLCDADELQYAFSSTLANYHATNPHYHELARLLHELMPKRPLGTQYSCIGFHHLGKVAVMTEILAEHRRSKEKLDTAPGFKGTVAIAFTMPSSAYVLKIIRDHPTDDYKFDYFDGLDAVLRKYNLVHEIDRAGSMLDNIIYSNVKLERTMFAPDLLDELLESGIDTVTLERGALVFRHLIVQIKLTPLPLYLTTASAADARAAVINLGDCIKNNAAADIFNKDLDGRNYGVSRIRKVYLFDYDAVEPLTDVRVRGDDAPPGPEFEDGVVFRPADMLGGLRIDDPALRRAFRDAHPELMQPEYWQGMQRALRAGKVPRVMNYPAARRLRR; encoded by the coding sequence ATGACTGCCACCCGTCATCCCTTTGCCTCCGACATCGACGCCGCCACCCGGATCGCCGAGCCGGATTTCGATCTGCTCGACGCGCTGGTGCGGACCGACGATCCGGACGACCAGGCCCACACGCTGGCGCGCGTGGTGTTGGCGGCGTTCGACAATTATTACGCGGTGTCGCGGCGGATTCCGGCGCTGGCGCAGGCGGCGTTCGAGGCGCGCGACTGGGCCGCCACGGTGCGGCTGTCGAAAATCCGGCTCGGGCTGTACACCGCCTGCATCGATCAGCTGGTGCCGCTGCTGAAGGCCGGGCTGCCCGAGCTCGCCAATGACGAACAGCTCTGGGCGCGCGCCGAGGCCGAGCTGCTGGCGGCGATCGCCGAGCGCTACGAGGCCGATTTCGCCTTCGCGTTCTGGCAGTCGCTGCGCCGCAAGCTGGTCAGCGACGAATGGCGGCCGGTGTCCTACGATACCGGGCCGGCGGCGCGGCCGAAGGCGACCAGCGCTGCGATCCTCAAGACCATCGCCACGACGCTGCCGATCAGGCCGGCGGTGATCCGCGACATCCTCGACGGCGCCGGCCTCCGCGGGCCGTGGCGCGATCGCGACGGCGACGCCGCGCTCGCCGCGGCCGCGATCGAGGCTGCGCTGGAGCCGCTCGGCCCGCGCGCCGGCGAGACCGCGAAGATCGAGATCGCCGAGTCCGGCTTCTTCCGCAATCGCGGCGCCTGCCTGGTCGGGCGCGTCCGGCTGCGCGACCGCGGCGACATGCCGATGCGCAACCTGCCGCTGTTGATCGCGCTGCTCAACGAGGACGACGGCCTCGTCGTCGATGCGGTGCTGTGCGACGCCGACGAGCTGCAATACGCGTTCTCCTCGACGCTGGCCAATTACCACGCCACCAATCCGCATTATCACGAGCTGGCGCGGCTGTTGCACGAACTGATGCCGAAGCGGCCGCTCGGCACGCAATATTCCTGCATCGGCTTCCACCACCTCGGCAAGGTCGCGGTGATGACCGAGATTCTCGCCGAGCACCGCAGGAGCAAGGAGAAGCTCGACACCGCGCCGGGTTTCAAGGGCACGGTGGCGATCGCGTTCACGATGCCGTCCTCGGCCTATGTGCTGAAGATCATCCGCGACCATCCCACCGACGACTACAAGTTCGACTATTTCGACGGCCTCGACGCGGTGCTGCGCAAATACAATCTGGTGCACGAGATCGATCGCGCCGGCTCGATGCTCGACAACATCATCTACTCCAACGTCAAGCTCGAGCGCACGATGTTCGCGCCCGATCTGCTCGACGAGCTGCTGGAATCCGGCATCGACACCGTGACGCTGGAACGCGGCGCGCTGGTGTTCCGGCATCTGATCGTGCAGATCAAGCTGACGCCGCTGCCGCTCTATCTCACCACCGCGTCCGCCGCCGATGCCCGCGCCGCGGTGATCAATCTCGGCGACTGCATCAAGAACAACGCCGCCGCCGATATCTTCAACAAGGACCTCGACGGCCGCAACTACGGCGTCAGCCGCATCCGCAAAGTGTATCTGTTCGACTACGACGCGGTCGAGCCCCTGACCGACGTCCGGGTCCGCGGCGACGACGCGCCGCCGGGGCCGGAGTTCGAGGACGGCGTGGTGTTCCGCCCGGCCGACATGCTCGGCGGGTTGCGGATCGACGACCCGGCGCTGCGCCGCGCCTTCCGCGACGCCCATCCCGAGCTGATGCAGCCGGAGTATTGGCAGGGCATGCAGCGCGCGCTGCGCGCCGGCAAGGTTCCCCGCGTGATGAACTATCCGGCGGCCCGGCGGCTGCGGCGTTAG
- the bchO gene encoding alpha/beta fold hydrolase BchO — translation MMRALNDNAPPPRSPLAKPRWDIEGRDWPNRDASRFVHAAGLRWHVQESGRGPVLLLIHGTSAATHSWRRLAPLLAEPFTVVAPDLPGHGFTETPAAARMTLDAMAQDLATLLRGLDHAPAVVAGHSAGAALLARMCLDGSIAPAGLVALNGALLPIGGAAGRVMLPLARLLASSALVPRLLARFAGNPGMVERMLADTGSSIEPEGIDYYRRLVRSPGHVAAALRMMASWRLERTAQQLPQLATRLLLIAGSNDKTIAASNSARVQRMVPGAGIAVMPGLGHLAHEERPHDVRDIMVEFARDAGLLPRSLAAAE, via the coding sequence ATGATGCGCGCGCTCAACGACAACGCCCCTCCGCCTCGCTCGCCGCTCGCCAAGCCGCGCTGGGACATCGAGGGGCGCGACTGGCCCAATCGCGACGCCAGTCGGTTCGTGCACGCCGCGGGGCTGCGCTGGCACGTGCAGGAGAGCGGTCGCGGTCCGGTGCTGTTGCTGATCCACGGCACAAGCGCGGCGACGCATTCCTGGCGCAGGCTGGCGCCGCTGCTGGCGGAGCCCTTCACCGTCGTCGCGCCCGATCTGCCCGGCCACGGCTTCACCGAAACGCCGGCGGCGGCGCGCATGACGCTCGACGCGATGGCGCAGGATCTCGCGACGCTGCTGCGCGGGCTCGATCACGCGCCGGCTGTGGTCGCCGGCCATTCCGCCGGCGCCGCACTGCTGGCGCGGATGTGCCTCGACGGCAGCATCGCGCCGGCCGGCCTCGTCGCCCTCAACGGCGCGCTGCTGCCGATCGGCGGCGCGGCGGGGCGGGTCATGCTGCCGCTGGCGCGGCTGCTGGCGTCGAGCGCGCTGGTGCCGCGGCTGCTGGCGCGGTTCGCCGGCAATCCGGGCATGGTCGAGCGGATGCTGGCCGACACCGGCTCGTCGATCGAGCCTGAAGGGATCGACTATTATCGCCGGCTGGTCCGCAGCCCCGGCCATGTCGCTGCGGCGCTGCGGATGATGGCGAGCTGGCGGCTCGAACGAACCGCGCAGCAATTGCCGCAGCTGGCGACCCGGCTGCTGCTGATCGCCGGCAGCAACGACAAGACCATCGCGGCCAGCAATTCCGCCCGGGTGCAACGTATGGTGCCGGGCGCCGGCATCGCGGTGATGCCGGGCCTCGGCCATCTGGCGCATGAGGAGCGGCCGCACGACGTCCGCGACATCATGGTCGAATTCGCCCGCGACGCCGGCCTGCTGCCGCGATCGCTCGCGGCGGCAGAGTGA
- a CDS encoding very short patch repair endonuclease: MSSTACETPVDPARSALMRRVRQKRTRAEDDVADVLRELGLRFRRNVRTLPGSPDFANKTHHWAIFVNGCFWHRHQGCHRTTTPTRNREFWLAKFAANVKRDKIKTRLLRAMGFRVVTIWECETRTPTKVRRRLKGLMR, translated from the coding sequence ATGAGTTCGACCGCCTGCGAGACGCCGGTCGACCCCGCGCGGTCGGCCTTGATGCGCCGGGTTCGGCAGAAGCGCACGAGGGCGGAGGACGACGTCGCCGACGTGCTGCGTGAACTGGGCTTGCGCTTCCGACGCAACGTGAGAACGCTGCCGGGCTCCCCCGATTTCGCCAACAAGACCCACCATTGGGCGATATTCGTCAACGGCTGCTTCTGGCATCGTCACCAGGGATGCCACCGAACCACCACGCCGACGCGCAATCGGGAGTTCTGGCTGGCGAAGTTCGCGGCCAACGTGAAGCGAGACAAGATCAAGACGCGCCTTCTGCGTGCGATGGGGTTCAGGGTGGTGACGATCTGGGAATGCGAGACGCGCACGCCGACCAAGGTGCGACGTCGGCTGAAAGGGCTGATGAGGTAG
- the cysK gene encoding cysteine synthase A, which yields MSSAATASLKSTAAAPAHQPGRGRVYDSVADAYGDTPLVRLNRLPGLNGVNATILAKLEYFNPASSVKDRIGAAMIAAMERDGIIKPGTILIEPTSGNTGIALAYVAAAKGYRLKLVMPESMSIERRKMLAFLGAELVLTEAAKGMKGAIAKAEELIASTPNAVMPQQFKNLANPEVHRRTTAEEIWNDTNGAIDIFVAGVGTGGTITGVGQVLKPRKPSVRIVAVEPEESPVLSGGAPGPHKIQGIGAGFVPDILDRSVIDEIIKVAGPVAIETSRALARHEGIPGGISSGAAIAAAIELGKRPENAGKTIVAIVPSFSERYLSTALFEGV from the coding sequence ATGTCCAGCGCAGCAACCGCATCGCTCAAATCCACCGCCGCAGCGCCCGCCCATCAGCCCGGCCGCGGCCGGGTGTATGATTCGGTCGCCGATGCCTATGGCGACACCCCGTTGGTGCGGCTGAACCGGCTGCCGGGACTGAACGGCGTCAACGCGACGATTCTCGCCAAGCTGGAATATTTCAACCCGGCCTCCAGCGTGAAGGACCGCATCGGCGCCGCGATGATCGCCGCGATGGAGCGCGACGGCATCATCAAGCCCGGCACCATCCTGATCGAGCCGACCTCCGGCAACACCGGCATCGCGCTGGCCTATGTGGCCGCCGCCAAGGGCTATCGGCTCAAGCTGGTGATGCCGGAATCGATGTCGATCGAGCGCCGCAAGATGCTGGCCTTCCTCGGCGCCGAGCTGGTGCTGACCGAAGCCGCCAAGGGCATGAAGGGCGCCATCGCCAAGGCCGAGGAGCTGATCGCCTCGACGCCGAACGCGGTGATGCCGCAGCAGTTCAAGAACCTCGCCAACCCCGAGGTTCACCGCCGCACCACCGCCGAGGAGATCTGGAACGACACCAACGGCGCGATCGACATTTTCGTCGCCGGCGTCGGCACCGGCGGCACCATCACCGGCGTCGGCCAGGTGCTGAAGCCGCGCAAGCCGTCGGTCAGGATCGTGGCGGTCGAGCCGGAGGAAAGCCCGGTGCTGTCCGGCGGCGCACCCGGCCCGCACAAGATCCAGGGCATCGGCGCCGGCTTCGTGCCGGACATTCTCGACCGCTCGGTGATCGACGAAATCATCAAGGTGGCGGGACCGGTTGCGATCGAGACTTCGCGGGCGCTGGCGCGGCACGAAGGCATTCCGGGCGGCATCTCGTCGGGTGCCGCGATTGCGGCTGCGATCGAACTCGGCAAGCGCCCGGAAAACGCCGGCAAGACCATCGTGGCGATCGTGCCGTCGTTCTCGGAGCGCTATCTGTCGACCGCGTTGTTCGAGGGCGTGTAA
- a CDS encoding HNH endonuclease → MNAHVSHGGWPVLVLNADFRPLSYYPLSLWSWQDAIKAVFLDRVNIVAHYDRAIHSPNLEIQLPSVVSLKSFVKPSTHPAFTRFNVFLRDRFSCQYCGAPEDLTFDHIIPRSKGGQTTWENVVAACSPCNLRKGNMTPAQARMFPRQTAFAPTVHQLHRNGRLFPPNYLHESWLDYLYWDTELDP, encoded by the coding sequence TTGAACGCGCATGTCTCGCATGGCGGTTGGCCGGTGCTGGTTTTGAACGCGGATTTCCGGCCGCTCAGCTACTATCCGCTATCGCTATGGTCGTGGCAGGACGCGATCAAGGCGGTGTTCCTCGATCGCGTCAACATCGTCGCGCATTACGATCGCGCGATCCACAGCCCGAACCTCGAGATCCAGCTGCCCAGCGTCGTCTCGCTGAAATCCTTCGTGAAGCCGTCGACGCATCCGGCCTTCACCCGGTTCAACGTGTTCCTGCGCGACCGCTTCTCCTGCCAATATTGCGGCGCACCTGAGGACCTCACCTTCGACCACATCATCCCGCGCTCCAAGGGCGGGCAGACGACGTGGGAGAACGTGGTCGCGGCGTGCTCGCCGTGCAATCTGCGCAAGGGCAACATGACGCCGGCGCAGGCCCGGATGTTCCCGCGCCAGACCGCCTTCGCCCCGACCGTGCACCAGTTGCACCGCAACGGCCGGCTGTTCCCGCCGAACTATCTGCACGAGAGCTGGCTCGATTACTTGTACTGGGACACCGAGCTCGATCCGTAG
- a CDS encoding STN domain-containing protein, which yields MASLELVKAASAPSTPSIIAFDIAAQPLSSALDAFSAVTGLQLVYDGALAQGRRSNAVFGTMSPQEALRGLLAGSGLMPVRGSDAFTVIPSDAAGPPKQTLAGLMPYLGAMQASLASAFCRLPETRPGSYATTLEFWIGPSGQILKPHLFGSTDPARDQAIVRLLGDLSIQHPPPDLPQPIIIAIGSRPPAETGDCAPERGGAPAQARARHD from the coding sequence GTGGCAAGCCTGGAGCTGGTGAAGGCTGCTTCCGCACCGAGCACTCCCTCGATCATTGCTTTCGACATTGCGGCACAGCCGCTGAGTTCGGCGCTCGACGCGTTCAGCGCGGTCACCGGACTTCAGCTCGTCTATGATGGGGCTTTGGCGCAAGGCCGCCGCTCGAATGCAGTCTTTGGCACGATGTCTCCGCAAGAGGCGCTCCGCGGACTGCTGGCGGGTTCCGGTCTCATGCCGGTGCGCGGCTCTGATGCGTTCACGGTGATTCCTTCGGACGCCGCAGGCCCCCCCAAGCAGACGCTTGCCGGTTTGATGCCTTATCTCGGCGCCATGCAGGCCAGCCTTGCGAGCGCCTTTTGCCGTTTACCGGAGACGCGGCCCGGCAGCTATGCCACCACGCTCGAATTCTGGATCGGCCCGAGCGGACAGATCCTGAAGCCGCATCTGTTCGGCTCGACCGATCCGGCGCGCGACCAGGCGATCGTGCGGTTGCTCGGCGACCTGTCGATCCAGCATCCGCCGCCGGATTTGCCGCAGCCGATTATCATCGCCATCGGCTCTCGCCCGCCGGCCGAGACCGGCGATTGCGCGCCGGAGCGGGGTGGCGCGCCGGCGCAGGCTCGGGCGCGCCATGACTGA